From the genome of Fimbriimonadaceae bacterium, one region includes:
- the def gene encoding peptide deformylase encodes MQVVVPEEFKYLYVTDASRPIVKVPVKVLRQKCEPVKKVDKKTNELIDRMLKAMKDANGIGLAAPQLGIPLRVIVVAVGKMKPLALINPVITSAAGEEIGEEGCLSIPGLYGEVKRAATVEVEGYDRKGRRVGFEMNELAARVVQHEVDHLDGVLFIDKVDEATLHWMHPKSGDEAE; translated from the coding sequence ATGCAGGTTGTCGTCCCCGAGGAGTTTAAGTATCTATACGTTACGGATGCGTCGCGTCCGATCGTGAAGGTGCCCGTAAAGGTGTTGCGGCAAAAGTGTGAGCCGGTCAAGAAAGTTGACAAGAAAACCAACGAACTCATTGATCGTATGCTCAAAGCGATGAAGGACGCCAATGGCATTGGACTTGCCGCCCCCCAACTTGGGATCCCGTTGAGGGTCATTGTGGTTGCTGTTGGCAAGATGAAGCCTTTGGCGCTTATCAACCCTGTCATCACAAGCGCCGCAGGCGAAGAGATTGGTGAAGAGGGGTGCTTGAGCATTCCGGGCTTGTATGGAGAGGTGAAGCGAGCCGCCACTGTCGAGGTTGAGGGCTACGACAGAAAGGGACGAAGAGTCGGCTTTGAGATGAACGAACTTGCTGCGAGGGTCGTGCAACACGAGGTCGATCACCTTGATGGGGTCCTCTTCATCGACAAAGTTGATGAAGCAACCCTGCACTGGATGCACCCAAAGTCCGGCGACGAGGCTGAATGA
- the fmt gene encoding methionyl-tRNA formyltransferase: protein MKLVYFGTGIFAVETLRVLREHVSLVVTQPDRPSGRGMKLQSSPVKRMAQELGLPVESPEKCRAPEFVERLRSESADALVVASYGQILSQAVLDSATRGGINLHGSILPAYRGAAPIQRCLLNGDLETGVTLMQMDKGMDTGDMIAIGRTPLHPDETYSELEIRLSDLAAQMALQWMPRIVDADYPRTPQNHEQATMAPKVTKAEAELRVTKNVLQEYNRYRAFTGAPGAFIATRFGLLKLTQVRREETTGKPGTVVSMNPDLEIAFEGGSLRLIEVQPEGKKRMSGRDFANGARLKIGDRLTDE, encoded by the coding sequence ATGAAGCTCGTTTACTTCGGGACGGGTATCTTCGCTGTCGAAACTCTTCGTGTTCTGAGAGAGCATGTTTCCTTGGTCGTCACTCAGCCAGACCGCCCCTCGGGCCGCGGGATGAAGCTCCAATCGAGCCCCGTCAAACGGATGGCACAAGAGCTTGGACTGCCGGTCGAATCCCCTGAGAAGTGTCGCGCGCCTGAGTTTGTTGAGCGCCTGCGGAGTGAATCAGCAGATGCTTTGGTCGTCGCATCTTACGGACAGATTTTAAGCCAAGCCGTTTTGGATTCGGCAACGAGAGGCGGAATCAACCTTCATGGCTCCATTTTGCCCGCCTATCGCGGGGCTGCTCCTATCCAAAGATGCTTGCTGAATGGTGACCTCGAAACCGGTGTGACCCTCATGCAAATGGACAAGGGGATGGATACGGGAGATATGATCGCCATTGGGAGAACCCCCCTCCATCCAGACGAGACGTACAGCGAACTGGAAATCAGACTATCTGACCTCGCAGCACAGATGGCCCTGCAGTGGATGCCACGCATTGTAGATGCGGACTATCCTCGAACTCCGCAAAACCATGAGCAGGCGACGATGGCCCCTAAGGTGACAAAAGCCGAGGCGGAACTTCGTGTTACGAAGAATGTGTTGCAGGAATACAACCGCTATCGAGCATTTACCGGCGCCCCAGGAGCGTTCATTGCCACGCGCTTCGGCTTGCTGAAACTGACTCAAGTTCGGCGAGAAGAAACGACAGGCAAGCCAGGAACAGTCGTTTCGATGAATCCGGACCTGGAAATTGCCTTTGAGGGCGGAAGTTTGCGGCTGATCGAAGTCCAGCCGGAGGGTAAAAAGAGAATGTCGGGACGCGACTTCGCAAACGGAGCACGACTAAAAATTGGAGACCGATTAACGGATGAGTAA
- a CDS encoding PD40 domain-containing protein, translating into MSNKPDDKKSQEEQSSEGQRSPSYSSTGRLLKPGMGLEGDAVQPKTVKKLITRFAILMAILAVFFFGLQWVLNQGKDLGSLGSVNSAGWISAVEYYDRGSQAIYLDANGVIHKSSGYEDEVTDNEPVWSPDGNFLYFVSNREIKGIKQGANNIYRWNLDKGLVEARTYDTRSKGTPIFDNVNTPESNNYAIVMSGMTVDSFTPSEKSMSRLLPPITRELGSAGQGEEGGANPFVAVYGRFGDSFKQVLRSNDKRYMVAVMRAADGDVLIVQLMDGEAPPRFVIAGRRIDIEKNPANGDFYVIMHEPYVPEFQQNQIVKDAIEKGEKPTLPQWQEHHWVYRLAVGEADVQMAPLIPPLKDDTNVWNDFKPSPDGQYFLVTVGDYKGNGIVDVKSVWVGNDTGFSVLINSPAYDLSWSPDSNKILYTKLVGDKRDIFVINRDGSNETNLTKGKGDFGKPRFSPQLPK; encoded by the coding sequence ATGAGTAACAAGCCAGACGACAAAAAGAGTCAGGAAGAGCAGTCTTCCGAGGGTCAGCGATCACCGAGCTATTCCTCGACGGGCCGCTTGCTCAAGCCGGGCATGGGGCTTGAGGGCGACGCCGTCCAGCCTAAGACGGTCAAGAAACTCATCACACGTTTTGCCATTCTGATGGCGATCCTTGCTGTTTTCTTCTTTGGCCTGCAGTGGGTTCTCAATCAGGGCAAGGACCTTGGCAGCCTTGGAAGTGTCAATAGTGCTGGCTGGATCTCTGCAGTCGAGTATTACGATCGCGGCTCACAAGCAATCTATCTCGATGCAAACGGTGTCATTCACAAGAGCAGCGGTTACGAGGACGAAGTCACAGACAACGAGCCGGTTTGGTCGCCCGATGGTAACTTCCTCTACTTCGTCAGCAACCGGGAGATTAAAGGGATTAAGCAAGGCGCAAACAACATCTATCGTTGGAATCTTGACAAGGGGCTTGTCGAGGCGAGAACTTACGATACGCGCAGCAAAGGCACCCCCATTTTTGATAACGTCAACACGCCTGAGAGCAACAACTACGCCATCGTCATGAGCGGCATGACGGTCGATAGTTTCACGCCCAGTGAGAAAAGCATGAGCCGTCTGCTGCCTCCGATCACTCGCGAATTGGGTTCTGCGGGTCAAGGGGAAGAAGGCGGGGCAAATCCATTCGTCGCCGTCTACGGAAGGTTCGGAGACAGCTTCAAACAAGTGCTCCGATCGAATGACAAGCGATACATGGTCGCGGTCATGCGTGCTGCTGATGGTGATGTGCTCATCGTGCAATTGATGGACGGCGAAGCCCCACCAAGGTTCGTCATCGCGGGCCGAAGAATCGACATCGAAAAGAATCCTGCAAACGGCGACTTTTACGTCATCATGCACGAACCCTATGTGCCGGAATTCCAGCAGAACCAGATCGTCAAGGATGCTATCGAGAAGGGCGAAAAGCCGACACTTCCTCAATGGCAAGAGCATCATTGGGTTTATCGGCTTGCCGTCGGTGAAGCAGACGTCCAGATGGCGCCGTTGATCCCCCCACTCAAGGACGACACGAATGTTTGGAACGACTTCAAGCCCTCTCCCGATGGACAGTACTTCCTGGTCACGGTTGGCGACTATAAAGGCAATGGAATCGTGGACGTAAAGTCTGTATGGGTCGGCAACGACACTGGCTTTTCAGTGCTCATCAATTCACCCGCTTATGATCTATCATGGAGCCCCGACTCAAACAAGATCCTTTACACGAAACTTGTAGGGGATAAGCGCGATATCTTCGTCATCAATCGAGACGGCTCTAACGAAACCAATCTGACGAAGGGGAAAGGCGACTTCGGAAAGCCGAGGTTTAGCCCTCAGCTACCCAAGTAG
- the uvrC gene encoding excinuclease ABC subunit UvrC, with product MKKEWPEQVQKKLKQLPASPGCYIYRDAGGDVLYVGKAINLRNRVRSYFQASTNHQIRIARMVSKICEIEWIVVDSEIEALILECNLIKKYRPPYNVLLRDDKSYPYITITNEKFPRLMFTRRVKKDGSKYFGPYISAYSVRETLQLLHKTFPLIPCGKSWSGRAEQRPCLYFHLGQCLAPCAGLANNDEYKEVIQEVQRFLSGKGDDLVGEFEKQMQQAADDLDFEKAAKIRDKIQALESVLQRQKVLTADPVDQDVIAVVKDERGAAIQMLYIRSGKLIGQRQFMLDGSSDSAPGEAVQEFVKQYYSDAPEVPREILLPVEIAEKQIVQQWLKSRRGSAVTLDVPQRGEKRKLVEMAATNAEQALHALSKELAEQEEWAEEAMSQLQEAVENPTPPMRIEGYDISNISGTAPVGSMVVFENGRAAKSEYRRFRIRFHPESPNDFAMMHEVITRRLRAYVDGDPKFAKLPDLIMIDGGKGQLSAALKARDDVGLSVPMVGLAKKMELIYKPIEGSAAHPESLPRSGDREEQEAREWVYHYEKGSKHAYAYQEIELPLQSHGLTLLRRLRDEAHRFALSFHRKIRDKRMQGSAIEEIPGIGPRRKRLLLRTFGSLEGIRKAKTEEIAAVPTMTQRLAEQVKEYLTDV from the coding sequence ATGAAGAAAGAATGGCCTGAACAGGTTCAAAAGAAGCTCAAACAACTTCCTGCAAGTCCCGGATGCTACATCTACCGAGATGCTGGAGGCGATGTTCTCTATGTGGGCAAGGCCATCAATCTAAGAAATCGGGTTCGGAGCTACTTTCAAGCTTCCACCAACCACCAGATCCGCATTGCCCGGATGGTCTCGAAGATCTGCGAGATTGAATGGATCGTCGTAGACAGCGAAATTGAGGCGTTGATCCTTGAGTGCAACCTTATCAAGAAGTACCGCCCGCCGTATAACGTTCTGCTTCGTGACGACAAGAGCTACCCCTATATCACCATTACAAACGAGAAGTTTCCGCGGCTCATGTTCACACGGCGCGTGAAGAAGGACGGCTCCAAATACTTCGGGCCTTACATCTCTGCCTACTCTGTCCGAGAGACTCTCCAACTCCTGCACAAAACCTTCCCGCTGATTCCATGCGGAAAGAGCTGGTCGGGGCGGGCTGAGCAGCGCCCTTGCCTGTATTTCCATTTAGGACAATGCCTCGCCCCTTGTGCAGGGTTGGCGAACAACGATGAATATAAGGAGGTCATTCAGGAGGTTCAGCGGTTCCTTTCCGGTAAGGGGGATGACCTCGTTGGAGAGTTTGAGAAGCAGATGCAACAAGCCGCTGATGACCTCGACTTTGAGAAAGCAGCAAAGATTCGAGATAAGATTCAGGCCCTTGAGTCAGTGCTGCAGCGGCAAAAAGTGCTGACCGCCGATCCTGTCGATCAGGACGTCATCGCCGTGGTCAAGGATGAACGTGGAGCCGCCATCCAAATGCTCTACATTCGCTCTGGAAAGCTTATTGGGCAGCGGCAGTTTATGCTTGACGGGTCCAGCGACAGCGCCCCAGGAGAAGCCGTTCAGGAGTTTGTCAAACAGTACTACTCGGATGCACCCGAGGTGCCTCGTGAGATTCTCCTACCGGTTGAGATCGCCGAAAAGCAGATTGTCCAGCAATGGCTGAAATCAAGAAGAGGCTCGGCAGTAACTCTGGATGTGCCGCAGCGCGGCGAGAAGCGCAAACTTGTTGAGATGGCAGCGACCAATGCTGAGCAGGCGCTGCACGCTCTCAGCAAGGAACTTGCGGAACAGGAAGAGTGGGCAGAGGAGGCGATGTCCCAACTCCAAGAAGCCGTCGAGAATCCCACACCGCCGATGCGTATCGAAGGTTACGATATCTCGAACATATCAGGGACGGCACCCGTCGGCTCAATGGTCGTTTTTGAGAATGGGCGCGCAGCAAAGAGCGAGTATCGTCGGTTCAGAATACGATTCCACCCCGAGAGCCCAAACGACTTTGCGATGATGCACGAAGTCATCACCCGTAGGCTACGAGCGTATGTTGATGGCGACCCCAAGTTTGCAAAACTGCCTGACCTCATCATGATCGACGGCGGCAAAGGACAACTCTCTGCCGCGTTGAAGGCACGGGACGACGTTGGACTGAGCGTTCCAATGGTTGGGCTTGCCAAGAAAATGGAACTGATCTACAAGCCTATCGAAGGCTCAGCCGCCCACCCCGAAAGCTTGCCGCGAAGTGGAGACCGAGAGGAGCAAGAAGCGCGTGAGTGGGTGTACCACTATGAGAAGGGCTCGAAGCACGCTTATGCCTACCAGGAGATTGAGTTGCCGCTGCAATCGCACGGGCTCACACTTTTGCGAAGGCTACGCGACGAAGCCCACCGATTTGCCCTCAGCTTCCACCGGAAGATTCGCGACAAAAGGATGCAAGGTTCAGCGATTGAGGAGATTCCGGGCATCGGTCCGCGCCGAAAGAGACTCCTATTACGAACGTTTGGCTCATTGGAGGGCATCCGCAAAGCCAAGACAGAGGAGATCGCGGCCGTCCCCACGATGACTCAGCGACTCGCTGAACAGGTCAAGGAGTATCTCACCGACGTATAG
- a CDS encoding redoxin domain-containing protein, whose amino-acid sequence MGTSKKRAFNLRMLGFGLAVGVAALGIAVGSSQQTPVKSGQKAPDFSATGTDGKTHTLSSTTKKSATVLYFIKEGCPVNHRAAPFLSKIAEKYGADANIVGVYNGSVDRAKAWAKTYKATYTILADPDYKIIESYKAPYSPFMIVVGKDGKIAEVYTGAGPKDLPKINELCSKNADKKMVAMDFTGAPDGGG is encoded by the coding sequence ATGGGAACATCCAAAAAGAGAGCGTTCAACCTCCGTATGCTTGGTTTCGGCCTTGCTGTGGGAGTTGCCGCGCTCGGTATCGCAGTGGGATCAAGCCAGCAGACCCCTGTTAAGTCCGGACAAAAAGCTCCGGATTTTAGCGCAACGGGAACTGACGGCAAGACTCACACTCTTTCGTCAACGACGAAGAAGAGCGCGACCGTGCTGTACTTCATTAAAGAAGGATGCCCGGTCAATCACCGCGCCGCACCGTTCCTTTCCAAAATAGCGGAAAAGTACGGAGCGGATGCCAATATCGTCGGTGTTTATAACGGCAGTGTCGACCGAGCAAAAGCTTGGGCAAAGACATACAAAGCCACCTATACAATCCTCGCCGATCCCGACTACAAGATCATCGAATCCTATAAGGCACCTTATAGCCCATTCATGATTGTCGTAGGTAAGGATGGCAAGATTGCGGAAGTCTATACAGGCGCAGGCCCGAAAGACTTGCCGAAGATCAACGAGCTCTGCTCGAAAAACGCCGACAAGAAAATGGTCGCCATGGACTTCACAGGAGCTCCAGATGGCGGCGGATGA
- a CDS encoding nitroreductase family protein — protein sequence MSHRNIKSVKEACLHRRAIRRYTDDPIPEEDIREILTLCGLAPSPGNLQPWRVVVVRGRERLAELQPIANNQKQVGAAAALFVLYSDMLDVIDNVEDTVHPGIPEDRRLRTIANTRKEFTEMDAKERENFGRQINYIFLGYLVLTLDAFGYSSSPMLGFDQDGMKKALGLRENAEISAIVAAGYAAEDGFTHHRHPLERFVRWDGE from the coding sequence ATGTCCCATAGAAATATTAAGAGCGTTAAAGAAGCTTGCCTCCATCGTCGGGCTATCCGCAGGTACACCGACGACCCGATCCCTGAGGAAGATATTCGGGAAATCCTTACTCTCTGCGGACTTGCCCCATCTCCGGGCAATCTTCAACCTTGGCGGGTGGTGGTTGTGCGGGGGCGAGAACGTCTTGCCGAGCTTCAGCCGATTGCTAATAACCAAAAACAGGTCGGCGCAGCGGCAGCTCTGTTTGTGTTGTACAGCGATATGCTGGACGTCATCGATAACGTTGAAGATACAGTTCATCCCGGAATTCCAGAGGATCGTCGCTTGCGCACGATTGCAAACACGCGAAAGGAGTTCACAGAGATGGATGCCAAAGAGCGAGAGAACTTTGGCAGGCAAATCAACTACATCTTTCTCGGATACTTGGTGCTAACGTTGGATGCTTTCGGCTACAGCAGTTCGCCAATGCTGGGCTTTGATCAAGATGGGATGAAGAAAGCGCTTGGGCTGCGTGAGAACGCTGAGATCTCAGCGATCGTTGCTGCTGGCTACGCCGCTGAGGACGGATTCACCCATCACCGGCATCCACTAGAGAGATTTGTAAGGTGGGATGGCGAATAG